Proteins encoded by one window of Collimonas fungivorans:
- a CDS encoding Kelch repeat-containing protein gives MVTLDDGSILGVGNTLLPTPHSVAFRYQQKTNEWQATQALPDDVVGLGATLTKLPNGSVLTLGTAHKKVVAFVFNLDSMSWSATGALPSDFISLDRTAVALSSGEVLIMGSEGKQNVGWLYKYKTNSWSRTQPPPLKTTGTDYATEIGNGSVLVISRDDSPTQNWVGLLYKPATDSWTLTGEIPTTMRSQPNSTVKLSDGTVLLIGFQQYPTAETVSILYNPTDNKWTKVGVLPQPSEIHGASLLSKEGVVLVTAKNLLTNAISTLLYNPTKREWHFASSPPVGYTYIRLMWTFPDGTLFALGIKNHSQSDELSYSPKLDVWTKIGSLPDGAGHSQVLSGNDSAVLFVTSPNVDFRSAISGALVYIP, from the coding sequence ATGGTCACACTGGACGATGGTTCAATACTTGGTGTTGGCAACACACTACTGCCGACCCCACATTCGGTTGCATTCAGGTATCAGCAGAAGACGAATGAGTGGCAGGCAACGCAGGCGCTTCCAGACGATGTAGTAGGCCTTGGCGCAACATTAACAAAGCTGCCGAATGGCTCGGTGCTCACTCTTGGAACGGCTCATAAGAAGGTAGTCGCCTTTGTTTTTAACCTCGATAGCATGTCGTGGAGTGCAACGGGAGCCCTGCCGTCTGATTTCATTAGTCTCGACAGGACGGCTGTAGCACTGTCCTCCGGTGAAGTTCTAATAATGGGCTCGGAAGGAAAGCAGAACGTTGGATGGCTCTACAAGTACAAAACAAATAGCTGGTCCCGTACCCAGCCACCTCCACTGAAAACAACCGGAACTGACTACGCAACGGAAATCGGAAACGGAAGCGTTCTGGTGATTTCCAGGGACGACTCACCAACCCAAAACTGGGTCGGGTTACTGTACAAACCTGCTACCGACAGTTGGACTTTAACTGGGGAGATTCCAACGACCATGCGAAGTCAGCCCAATAGCACTGTGAAATTGTCCGATGGAACAGTTCTTTTGATTGGATTTCAACAGTATCCAACTGCGGAGACGGTTTCAATACTGTACAACCCGACGGACAATAAATGGACAAAAGTGGGTGTATTACCGCAGCCATCGGAAATTCATGGAGCATCCCTATTAAGTAAAGAAGGCGTTGTGCTTGTTACTGCCAAGAACCTGCTCACCAACGCGATTTCAACTCTCTTATACAACCCCACAAAAAGGGAATGGCACTTTGCATCCAGCCCACCGGTAGGTTATACATACATTCGTCTCATGTGGACCTTCCCTGATGGAACGTTATTTGCGCTTGGCATTAAAAATCATTCGCAATCGGATGAGTTGAGCTATTCCCCAAAACTTGATGTATGGACAAAAATCGGTAGCTTGCCAGATGGTGCCGGTCACTCTCAGGTTTTGAGTGGGAATGATAGCGCGGTGCTATTTGTAACCAGTCCAAATGTAGATTTTCGCAGCGCAATTAGCGGTGCGCTGGTTTATATTCCATAG
- a CDS encoding class I SAM-dependent methyltransferase — translation MNDKPDAAPDSTAARVALWRALHVEADPPPHVLEDKIGLKLLAPDQDWRNRGDMDPQFTRPFRASIVARARFIEDLVVEQAGRGTTQYVILGAGLDSFAQRRPEIASRLKVFEIDQPGPQAWKRRRLIELGFGVPDWLRFVPVDFEAGGSWRDGLTAAGFDDSKPAIVVSTGVSMYLTRDANAATLRQVAALAPGSTLAMTFLLPLELADPEVRPGLEMAEKGARASGTPFLSFFTPPEILALARESGFGEARHVSAADLTRRYFAGRTDGLRPPNNAEELLVANT, via the coding sequence ATGAACGACAAACCAGATGCAGCGCCAGACAGCACGGCAGCGCGCGTCGCCTTGTGGCGCGCCTTGCATGTCGAGGCCGACCCTCCGCCGCATGTGCTCGAAGACAAAATCGGCCTCAAGCTGCTGGCTCCTGACCAGGACTGGCGCAACCGCGGAGACATGGATCCGCAGTTCACTCGTCCTTTCCGCGCCTCAATCGTAGCGCGTGCCCGCTTCATCGAGGACCTGGTCGTGGAACAGGCCGGCCGCGGGACTACCCAGTATGTCATCCTCGGCGCCGGCCTTGACAGTTTCGCCCAGCGGCGGCCGGAGATCGCATCCCGCCTCAAGGTGTTCGAGATCGACCAGCCGGGTCCGCAGGCGTGGAAGCGCCGGCGCCTGATCGAGCTCGGCTTCGGCGTCCCGGACTGGCTGCGCTTCGTGCCGGTCGATTTCGAGGCGGGCGGATCCTGGCGCGATGGACTCACGGCTGCCGGTTTCGATGACAGCAAGCCGGCAATCGTGGTGTCCACCGGCGTCAGCATGTATCTGACCAGAGACGCTAACGCGGCCACGCTGCGACAAGTCGCTGCCCTCGCCCCAGGCTCGACGCTCGCCATGACGTTCCTGCTGCCGCTGGAGCTGGCGGACCCCGAAGTACGCCCCGGGCTTGAGATGGCGGAGAAAGGGGCGCGCGCAAGCGGGACACCTTTCCTCAGCTTCTTTACCCCGCCGGAGATCCTGGCGCTGGCCCGGGAATCGGGCTTTGGAGAAGCACGGCACGTATCGGCTGCCGATCTTACCCGGCGCTACTTCGCAGGCAGGACAGATGGCCTGCGCCCGCCAAACAATGCGGAAGAACTGTTAGTGGCAAATACCTAA
- a CDS encoding energy transducer TonB yields the protein MPPPPKSAAPPPPYVPPPEVKVQPQPQENTIAAVTNVKPPSNELPTSVAQPSPAASAQIAGPPAHTSAKVAGNCEKPEYPRTSLRNEEQGTVNVKLIIGTDGNVVDAAIEKSSGYKDLDRATLKAWSLCHFTPAMADGQPVQSATRMQYVWKLE from the coding sequence GTGCCGCCGCCGCCAAAATCGGCCGCTCCGCCACCTCCTTATGTACCGCCGCCAGAAGTCAAGGTACAGCCGCAGCCGCAGGAAAACACGATTGCCGCGGTCACCAATGTCAAGCCGCCGAGCAACGAGCTGCCTACTTCAGTCGCGCAACCGTCGCCGGCAGCCTCGGCACAGATAGCCGGCCCGCCGGCGCATACCAGTGCCAAGGTCGCGGGCAATTGCGAAAAGCCGGAATATCCCAGGACTTCCTTGCGCAACGAAGAGCAGGGTACGGTGAATGTGAAGCTGATCATCGGCACCGATGGCAACGTGGTGGATGCCGCGATTGAAAAGAGCAGCGGCTACAAAGACCTGGATCGCGCCACCCTGAAAGCCTGGAGCCTCTGCCATTTCACGCCGGCCATGGCGGATGGCCAGCCGGTGCAGTCGGCTACGCGCATGCAGTATGTCTGGAAGCTGGAGTGA
- a CDS encoding DHCW motif cupin fold protein — MKMTDIPFGTTDWQTVERTEHKGEVGIAYWRTRQFGAIRVRMVEYTPGYLADHWCSKGHILFCLEGELHTELEDGRRFLLKAGMSYQVADGAEPHKSFTAVGAKLFIVD; from the coding sequence ATGAAGATGACGGATATTCCGTTTGGCACGACCGACTGGCAAACCGTCGAGCGTACCGAGCACAAGGGCGAGGTCGGCATTGCCTATTGGCGCACCCGCCAGTTCGGCGCCATTCGCGTGCGAATGGTCGAGTACACGCCGGGTTACCTGGCCGACCACTGGTGCAGCAAAGGCCATATCCTGTTTTGCCTGGAGGGCGAACTGCACACCGAACTCGAAGACGGCCGCAGGTTCTTGCTGAAAGCCGGCATGAGCTACCAGGTTGCCGACGGCGCGGAGCCGCACAAGTCGTTTACCGCGGTTGGGGCGAAGCTGTTCATAGTGGACTGA
- a CDS encoding XdhC family protein, which yields MNAVDYQVLKSAVSWLQQGKRVAMVTVVRNWGSAPRPLGSLFAITDDGDFTGSVSGGCIEDDLMQRFATAFPERIELVRYGISAEQMQRFGLPCGGTLELVIEPLSDAASLTPLLDAVAGRKLVQRRLDMRSGKASIEASDADFALHFDEQELLQVFGPRWRLLIIGCGQVSEYLAQMAPALDFSVYLNDPREEQRRNWQVDDVVWLDGMPDDAVLAFKPDRRTVIVTLSHDPKIDDMALMEALKTDAFYVGAIGSMASTEARKERLLMLDLSPQQVGDLHAPIGLSILSRSPAEIAVSVLAELVMLRNRGRVAVSPSSCAVNTDDLRMVERP from the coding sequence ATGAATGCAGTCGATTATCAAGTATTAAAAAGCGCCGTCAGCTGGCTCCAGCAGGGCAAGCGGGTGGCGATGGTCACGGTGGTGCGCAACTGGGGTTCGGCGCCGCGTCCGCTGGGTTCGTTGTTTGCGATCACCGACGACGGCGATTTCACCGGTTCGGTCTCGGGCGGCTGTATCGAGGACGACCTGATGCAGCGCTTTGCCACGGCGTTTCCGGAACGCATAGAACTGGTGCGCTACGGCATCAGCGCCGAGCAGATGCAGCGTTTCGGCCTGCCTTGCGGCGGCACCCTGGAACTGGTGATCGAACCCTTGTCCGACGCTGCTTCGCTGACGCCTTTGCTCGACGCCGTCGCCGGACGCAAGCTGGTGCAGCGTCGCCTGGACATGCGCAGCGGCAAGGCCAGCATTGAAGCCAGCGACGCCGATTTCGCCTTGCATTTCGACGAACAGGAACTGCTGCAGGTGTTCGGCCCGCGCTGGCGCCTGCTGATCATCGGCTGCGGCCAGGTCTCGGAATACCTGGCGCAGATGGCGCCGGCGCTGGATTTTTCGGTATACCTGAACGACCCGCGCGAAGAGCAGCGCCGCAACTGGCAGGTCGATGACGTAGTCTGGCTGGACGGCATGCCGGACGACGCCGTACTGGCCTTCAAGCCGGACCGCCGCACCGTAATCGTCACCCTCAGCCACGACCCGAAAATCGACGACATGGCGCTGATGGAAGCGCTCAAGACCGATGCTTTCTACGTCGGCGCCATCGGCTCGATGGCGAGCACCGAGGCGCGCAAGGAAAGATTGCTGATGCTGGACCTGAGCCCGCAGCAGGTCGGCGATTTGCATGCGCCGATCGGCTTGTCCATCTTGAGTCGTTCGCCGGCTGAGATCGCGGTATCGGTGCTGGCCGAGCTGGTGATGCTGCGCAACCGCGGCAGGGTGGCGGTATCGCCATCCAGTTGTGCCGTCAATACGGACGATCTGCGGATGGTCGAGCGGCCGTGA
- a CDS encoding cytochrome c, with product MTKLRYLGKALRMAAAPLLAATLLAACDSSSSPSAPAAGSTVKPGSADQLALGRYLTKAADCAACHTTATGAPFAGGVELASPFGKFYGSNITPDKQHGIGKWNADQFYKALHDGVTPDRHLYPAMPYTSYRSMTRADSDAIYAYLMQQKPVAVASKEADLKFPYNMRFGMMFWNVPFLKNSLSDASVGQSPAWLRGQYLSNALGHCAECHSPRGVFGQLDLSKPLAGAALGRVAAPNITPAGLAAVGWTATDLQTFFATGIAPQGSAYGEMFPVVHLSTQYLSKDDLNAVTTYLLGDKPLPPEPVKAISADAVELDAGKRLYTAVCAGCHGFQGDGKPHVAVAMKGNSTVRNADPHNLIVAMLDGIEAQKFPGTESLQDMPGFAGQLNDKELAQLSNFLRVTWGGQAADVTPERIKSMRLTTAH from the coding sequence ATGACTAAGCTCCGATACCTCGGCAAGGCGTTGCGCATGGCTGCTGCGCCGCTGCTGGCGGCAACCTTGCTGGCTGCGTGCGACAGCAGTAGCAGCCCGTCGGCCCCAGCCGCCGGCAGCACGGTCAAGCCGGGCAGCGCCGACCAGCTGGCCCTCGGCCGCTACCTGACCAAGGCCGCCGACTGCGCCGCCTGCCACACCACCGCCACCGGCGCGCCGTTTGCCGGCGGCGTCGAACTGGCTTCGCCGTTTGGCAAGTTCTACGGCTCCAATATCACACCGGACAAACAGCACGGCATCGGCAAATGGAACGCGGACCAGTTCTACAAGGCCCTGCATGACGGCGTAACGCCGGATCGGCACTTGTACCCGGCCATGCCGTACACCTCGTACCGCTCGATGACGCGCGCCGACAGCGACGCTATCTACGCCTACCTGATGCAGCAGAAACCGGTCGCCGTGGCGAGCAAGGAAGCGGACCTGAAATTCCCCTACAACATGCGCTTCGGCATGATGTTCTGGAATGTGCCGTTCCTGAAGAATTCGCTGAGCGACGCTTCGGTCGGCCAGTCTCCTGCTTGGCTGCGCGGCCAGTATCTGAGCAATGCGCTCGGCCACTGCGCGGAATGCCATTCGCCGCGCGGCGTGTTCGGCCAGCTTGATTTGTCGAAACCGCTGGCCGGCGCTGCACTGGGACGTGTCGCCGCACCCAACATCACACCCGCCGGCCTGGCTGCGGTGGGCTGGACGGCAACGGACCTGCAGACCTTCTTCGCTACTGGCATCGCCCCGCAAGGTTCGGCCTACGGCGAGATGTTCCCGGTGGTGCACCTGAGCACGCAATACCTGAGCAAGGACGACCTGAACGCCGTCACCACCTATCTGCTGGGCGACAAGCCGTTGCCGCCGGAACCGGTCAAGGCCATCAGCGCCGATGCGGTCGAACTGGATGCCGGCAAGCGTTTGTACACGGCAGTGTGCGCCGGTTGCCATGGCTTCCAGGGCGACGGCAAGCCGCATGTGGCGGTGGCGATGAAGGGCAATTCGACGGTGCGCAACGCCGATCCGCATAACCTGATCGTGGCGATGCTGGACGGGATCGAAGCGCAGAAATTCCCTGGCACCGAAAGCCTGCAGGACATGCCCGGTTTCGCCGGCCAGCTGAACGACAAGGAACTGGCGCAATTGTCCAACTTCCTGCGCGTCACCTGGGGCGGCCAGGCCGCCGACGTTACCCCGGAGCGCATCAAGAGCATGCGGCTGACGACGGCGCACTGA
- a CDS encoding (2Fe-2S)-binding protein: MSMTIHPITMHINGKPVGPVPVPEGIMMIDFLHEYLDLTGSRLGCGQGVCRACVVILDKPDGTSEEVRSCITGAHFFEGKKVRTVEGHAQLNEKGEVVALSPIQQKFLEHYSFQCGYCTPGFVNAATVLLEKLKRQPVAKDQLDQAITDGLNDHICRCTGYVRYFEAVKEVALATPGLVKDGK, encoded by the coding sequence ATGAGCATGACTATCCACCCCATCACCATGCATATCAACGGCAAGCCGGTAGGCCCGGTGCCGGTGCCGGAAGGCATCATGATGATCGATTTCCTGCACGAATACCTGGATCTGACCGGCTCGCGCCTGGGCTGCGGCCAGGGTGTCTGCCGGGCCTGCGTGGTGATTCTCGACAAGCCGGACGGCACTAGCGAAGAAGTGCGTTCCTGCATCACCGGCGCCCATTTTTTCGAAGGCAAGAAAGTACGCACCGTGGAAGGCCACGCCCAGCTTAACGAAAAGGGCGAAGTAGTGGCGTTGTCGCCTATCCAGCAGAAGTTCCTCGAGCATTACAGCTTCCAGTGCGGCTACTGCACCCCGGGTTTCGTCAACGCGGCGACGGTATTGCTGGAAAAGCTGAAGCGCCAGCCGGTCGCCAAGGACCAGCTCGATCAGGCCATTACCGACGGACTGAACGATCACATCTGCCGCTGCACCGGTTATGTGCGCTACTTCGAAGCGGTCAAGGAAGTGGCGCTGGCGACGCCGGGACTGGTAAAGGATGGCAAGTGA
- a CDS encoding xanthine dehydrogenase family protein molybdopterin-binding subunit: MTKLDLSRRSFLKASVVAGVSVYVAPMGGKAFAALFEEKILTPIQWDSSNGQSGGRVKFRIDGMAKVTGAKVFARDVRARDMPHWPDQQAHAFILRATKADRNFLGFDLGLLGDDLKPDRIVTAADLARDGLAFPAFYGEDMLLPPGKTAAYLGHAVAILIYNDFARFRFAKDKLQFKDEVIQYGPVTGPLERDPWGTFRFVRVGGATSFDDDVFSSLKNAPVFPSMMRKHQPVWPDGQEHGKLGEQGMFYAAQIQDQLDHPPADWLVMERNYNTQSVDTAALEPDNANCWYDSASQALHMVVPTQSPGEVVDSAIEMMKKGKFPLKQLFLHPCYTVGYGSKDHYNFPFYGLLTSLYADGKPVRLANDRYEQFQTSIKRHAFKMHYRIAVDRKSGLLQSFKGEFEANGGGRANFSPSVAMVGATAAQSIYYFPKNDLAAVAIASRAIDAGSARGYGTLQSMAATEMMIDEMAEKLGLDAIDFRLKNALRSGMKNTQGAIPAGAIRVDEVLQKAKNHPLWINRTKKKTEYEAGHPGYRYGVGFACVQKDFGTGAETSFAKVEISADGQIHLSHSAAEIGTGMSTSQAIACAKWLGKPAHEVRTSVTDWSDLPVVTSGDPYIMSQAEQDKLAANPRWSPGYSSPSSATNSAFYFTHSTREAARVIFMHGLWPAAMAIWSQGIGGGQAAPLVVRVEDARWVDGKLSAAGLEALPYQQLVTKAHELGLVTGATVHVFNRWQWTEAEFEILGNLTRIPLDGLSLRYGDGADKARKARMSTGGGYDVLNRKKVFIPPTQRNNAAVTYYSAVGTLVELAVHEASGKVELLTHHSIMECGNQISPQLVSGQLQGGLAMGIGHALHEYLPLYEDGPGNGSWNFNRYQLPRAKDVAVWSQTSEVLPPLTETDPPKGIAEVVMIPVVGAIVNGIAHAIGHRFTDLPVTQQNIQEVLA; this comes from the coding sequence ATGACAAAACTCGACCTTTCGCGTCGCAGTTTTTTGAAGGCCAGCGTGGTGGCCGGGGTGTCGGTTTACGTCGCGCCCATGGGCGGCAAAGCGTTCGCCGCCCTGTTTGAAGAAAAAATCCTGACGCCCATCCAGTGGGACAGCAGCAACGGCCAGTCCGGCGGTCGCGTCAAGTTTCGTATCGACGGCATGGCCAAAGTCACCGGCGCCAAGGTGTTCGCGCGCGATGTGCGCGCCCGCGACATGCCGCACTGGCCGGACCAGCAAGCGCATGCCTTCATCCTGCGCGCTACCAAGGCCGACCGCAACTTCCTTGGCTTCGACCTCGGCCTGCTGGGCGACGATCTCAAACCTGACCGCATAGTCACCGCCGCCGACCTGGCGCGCGACGGCCTGGCTTTCCCGGCGTTCTACGGTGAAGACATGCTGCTCCCGCCCGGCAAGACCGCTGCCTATCTTGGCCACGCGGTGGCAATCCTGATCTACAACGATTTCGCACGCTTCCGCTTTGCCAAGGATAAATTGCAGTTCAAGGATGAAGTGATCCAGTACGGCCCGGTCACCGGCCCGCTGGAGCGCGATCCCTGGGGCACTTTCCGTTTCGTGCGGGTGGGCGGCGCGACATCGTTCGACGACGATGTCTTCTCCAGCCTGAAGAATGCGCCGGTATTCCCGAGCATGATGCGCAAGCACCAGCCGGTCTGGCCGGACGGCCAGGAGCACGGCAAGCTGGGCGAGCAGGGCATGTTCTACGCCGCCCAGATCCAGGATCAGCTGGACCACCCGCCGGCCGACTGGCTGGTGATGGAGCGCAACTACAATACGCAGTCGGTGGATACCGCGGCGCTGGAGCCGGACAACGCCAACTGTTGGTACGACAGCGCCAGCCAGGCCTTGCACATGGTGGTGCCGACGCAGTCGCCGGGCGAAGTGGTGGACAGCGCCATCGAAATGATGAAGAAGGGAAAATTCCCGCTCAAGCAGCTGTTCCTCCATCCTTGCTACACGGTCGGCTACGGCTCCAAGGATCACTACAATTTCCCTTTCTACGGCCTGCTGACCTCGCTGTATGCGGACGGCAAGCCGGTGCGCCTGGCCAACGACCGCTACGAACAGTTCCAGACCTCGATCAAGCGCCACGCCTTCAAGATGCATTACCGCATCGCGGTCGACCGCAAGAGCGGCCTGCTGCAATCGTTCAAGGGCGAGTTCGAAGCCAACGGCGGCGGCCGCGCCAATTTCTCGCCGTCGGTAGCGATGGTGGGCGCCACCGCCGCGCAATCGATTTATTATTTCCCCAAAAACGACCTGGCTGCGGTGGCCATCGCCAGCCGTGCGATCGACGCCGGTTCGGCGCGCGGCTACGGCACGCTGCAGAGCATGGCGGCGACTGAGATGATGATCGACGAGATGGCGGAGAAGCTCGGCCTCGACGCCATCGATTTCCGCCTGAAGAATGCGCTGCGCTCCGGCATGAAAAACACCCAGGGCGCGATTCCGGCCGGCGCGATCCGCGTCGACGAAGTGCTGCAGAAGGCCAAGAACCATCCACTGTGGATCAACCGGACCAAGAAAAAAACCGAGTACGAAGCCGGTCATCCGGGCTATCGCTACGGTGTCGGTTTTGCCTGCGTGCAGAAGGATTTCGGCACCGGCGCCGAGACCTCGTTCGCCAAGGTCGAAATCAGCGCCGACGGCCAGATCCACCTGTCGCACAGCGCCGCCGAAATCGGCACCGGCATGTCGACTTCGCAGGCGATCGCCTGCGCCAAGTGGCTGGGCAAGCCGGCGCATGAAGTGCGCACCTCGGTCACCGACTGGAGTGACCTGCCGGTAGTCACCAGCGGCGATCCCTACATCATGAGCCAGGCCGAGCAAGACAAGCTGGCGGCCAATCCGCGCTGGTCGCCGGGCTATTCCTCGCCATCCAGCGCCACCAACTCTGCTTTCTACTTTACCCACAGCACACGCGAAGCTGCACGCGTGATCTTCATGCACGGCCTGTGGCCGGCGGCGATGGCGATCTGGAGCCAGGGCATAGGCGGCGGCCAGGCGGCGCCGCTGGTGGTGCGGGTCGAGGATGCGCGCTGGGTCGACGGCAAGCTGTCCGCCGCCGGCCTGGAAGCGCTGCCCTACCAACAGCTGGTGACGAAAGCCCACGAACTGGGCCTGGTCACCGGCGCCACCGTCCACGTCTTCAACCGCTGGCAATGGACCGAAGCCGAGTTCGAGATTCTCGGCAATCTCACCAGGATTCCGCTCGACGGCCTGTCGCTGCGTTATGGCGACGGCGCCGACAAGGCGCGCAAGGCCAGGATGAGCACGGGCGGCGGTTACGACGTACTCAATCGCAAGAAAGTCTTCATCCCGCCAACCCAGCGCAACAACGCTGCCGTGACTTACTACAGCGCGGTCGGCACATTGGTCGAACTGGCGGTGCACGAAGCCAGCGGCAAGGTCGAGCTGCTGACCCATCACTCGATCATGGAATGCGGCAACCAGATCTCGCCGCAGCTGGTTTCCGGCCAGCTGCAGGGCGGCCTGGCGATGGGCATCGGCCACGCCTTGCACGAATACCTGCCGCTATACGAAGACGGCCCCGGCAACGGCAGCTGGAACTTCAACCGCTACCAGCTGCCGCGCGCCAAGGATGTCGCGGTCTGGAGCCAGACCAGCGAAGTGCTGCCGCCGCTGACCGAGACCGATCCGCCCAAGGGCATCGCCGAAGTGGTGATGATCCCGGTGGTCGGCGCCATCGTCAACGGCATCGCCCACGCCATCGGCCACCGTTTCACCGACCTGCCGGTAACCCAACAAAATATCCAGGAGGTTCTGGCATGA
- a CDS encoding glycerophosphodiester phosphodiesterase produces the protein MIRIRTLGLALAGLFSLSACGGDGGDLANNGNILVIGHRGASALRPEHTLASYTKAIEDGADVIEPDLVATKDGFLVARHENEISGTTNVATVAKFAGRKTKKVIDGNTLEGWFTEDFTLAEIKELRAKERIPQIRPDNTQYDGQFEIPTLPEIIALAKNMSAKTGRTIHLYPETKHPSYFQSIGLPLEDRLLTALAQDDYSAKRAVIFIQSFETANLKTLRGKIGKNHPTYRLVQLMDDGKAQPPDFVLAGSKRTYGDLMTVEGMKEVAAYADGVGPNKLSIIPQDSSGNLGQPTALVSNAHAAGLRVHPYTFRPENNFLPASLKSNASAATRNPDGLAAEIQAYLKAGIDGFFTDDPAVGRRAVDTFKRS, from the coding sequence ATGATACGAATCCGCACCCTTGGCCTGGCGCTGGCCGGCCTGTTTTCCCTGTCCGCCTGCGGCGGCGACGGCGGCGACCTGGCAAACAACGGCAATATCCTGGTCATCGGCCATCGCGGCGCCAGCGCATTGCGGCCGGAACATACCCTGGCTTCCTATACCAAGGCGATCGAAGACGGCGCCGACGTGATCGAACCGGACCTGGTGGCAACCAAGGATGGTTTCCTGGTGGCGCGCCACGAGAATGAAATCTCCGGGACCACCAACGTCGCGACGGTGGCCAAGTTTGCCGGCCGAAAGACCAAAAAGGTTATCGACGGCAATACGCTGGAGGGATGGTTCACCGAGGATTTCACGCTGGCGGAAATCAAGGAATTGCGCGCCAAGGAAAGAATCCCCCAGATCAGGCCGGACAATACCCAGTACGACGGCCAGTTCGAGATCCCTACCCTGCCCGAGATCATCGCCTTGGCCAAGAACATGTCGGCCAAGACCGGCCGCACCATCCACCTCTATCCTGAAACCAAGCATCCAAGTTACTTCCAGTCGATCGGCCTGCCGCTGGAAGACCGCCTGCTGACAGCATTGGCGCAAGACGATTACAGCGCCAAGCGCGCCGTGATTTTCATCCAGTCGTTTGAAACCGCCAACCTGAAAACCCTGCGCGGCAAGATCGGCAAGAATCATCCGACCTACCGGCTGGTCCAGCTGATGGACGACGGCAAGGCACAGCCGCCCGATTTTGTGCTGGCCGGCAGCAAACGGACTTACGGTGATCTGATGACTGTTGAGGGAATGAAGGAAGTGGCGGCTTACGCCGATGGCGTCGGCCCTAACAAGCTGAGCATCATCCCGCAGGACAGCAGCGGCAACCTGGGCCAGCCCACCGCACTGGTCAGCAACGCCCACGCCGCCGGCTTACGGGTGCATCCCTACACCTTCCGGCCGGAAAACAACTTCCTGCCGGCCAGCCTGAAAAGCAATGCGTCAGCCGCCACCCGCAATCCGGATGGCCTGGCGGCGGAAATCCAGGCTTACCTGAAAGCGGGCATCGATGGTTTCTTTACCGACGACCCGGCCGTTGGCCGGCGTGCGGTGGATACATTTAAACGCAGCTGA
- a CDS encoding PAAR domain-containing protein, producing the protein MRGVIRLGDSTSHGGKVVTGQEKSLVMERPVACVGDRCTCPMPGHHDCVIVEGDPAVQIDGKNVAFDGHKTSCGAALISSITSSGRT; encoded by the coding sequence ATGCGCGGGGTGATTCGTCTGGGGGATTCCACCAGTCACGGTGGCAAAGTGGTGACCGGGCAGGAAAAATCGCTGGTGATGGAGCGGCCTGTGGCCTGCGTCGGCGATCGTTGCACCTGTCCGATGCCGGGCCATCATGACTGCGTGATCGTGGAAGGCGACCCGGCTGTGCAAATCGACGGCAAGAACGTGGCTTTCGACGGCCACAAGACATCCTGCGGGGCGGCGCTGATCTCTAGCATCACGTCGTCAGGAAGGACGTGA